The nucleotide sequence CTTTTTCATCGCCAAAATACGCATCCTTCCTATTGACTTTACGTTATTTTCCTTATATCATCAACTCAAAACAGATCGTAATTTTCTTACTCCGGGTAACCGGACAACTATTACCTACATCTAAATAATAGAATAAAATTACCTTACCAAAGACTATCCATCCAAACACCGTATTATATTTAAGCAAAAACAAATATTTTCTTATGCGGTTTCCTACCAAGAATAATACATAGAAAGGAGAGAAAGGATATGAAGATAACTCAGATCAGAACAGGACTCTTGATAATCATAGGGGCCTTGTTTTGCACTGCGACTGCCGGAGCTGAGGTCATATCAGAAATCGAACCGAACAATGACTTTGCGAATGCTCAGCATATTGATGTTTCCTCGTTTACTGTCGGCTTGGATTCTGATATCACCAACTCAGACATCTGGCCTTGGGTCTCCATTATAGGTACAGGTGATGGCACCTTTGATTATTATTCCTTTGAGGTCTCGCTGGCGGGAACGACTGCCAGCATTGATATCGACTACAATACCTTCGATACCGTCGTATTGCTCTATGATGCTGACGGCAACCTACTTGCCGAAAATGATGATAACTGGTCTGACCCTGGCTCAAATTCCTGGGCTTCACTTATTGAATATACCTCTTTACCACCGGGAACCTATATTGTTGCTGTCGCTAAAATTTCCCCCTTCGGCGAGCCAGTTGGCGTATCTGGTGGTTATGGGGTACACATTTCACTCTCCCAAGTTGGAGTTTCTCTTCCGCCAGACACACCTGGTCAGGACACTCCAGCGATAGACATAACCGATCAGATCATTATGCCGATGGAAGCAACCGGTCAGATCATTATTAAACCCTTTAAATACGATCGTGACAGGGCGAGCTTCCATCTCCGAGATATGGAGGGCATCGATATTGCGCTACTGGATGCCATGGCCAATGGCACGGGTTTGTCATTCAGTAGCGCAACGATCGCTGATTCTCCCATATACAGCTTTTCAGCTGACAGCAACGAGCTTGATGCGGATGCTCAATCCCTTGTCTATAATGACGGCGTCAATTCACTGCATTGTAGGTTCAACGAACAAGGTTGCGTTGTCCAAATTAGCCGTGCCAATCTTAGCGCAGAGGCAGTTGAGGAACTTTTTACTGAAGAAATGACGGTACGTCTTGCTCTCGGGGAAAATCTCTATCTCAATACCTCAATGTGGGAAAAAGTAGAGAGTAAGGGGACCCCCGTGCTCAAGTACCAAAAAAAGAATTGATCAACCGCCTCATTTGATCATCAGCAGCAAGCCCCTTTCCTTGGTTGAGAGGGGCTTTTTCCGTATACACACCTTTATCATTTTCCCCGAACCTCAACATATCGCCAAGCATCAGCCGCATGCCGTAGTGGCGTTTCTTTTGTGCTAGGCTCTTTTAGCACAAGAGAAACGCCGCGGAGGTATGTCGGCTGGATGCAATTGTTAGATTTTTTATCCCACAATGCTAGATGACTCAATTATTATTTGCTCCGCA is from Candidatus Electrothrix sp. GW3-4 and encodes:
- a CDS encoding DVUA0089 family protein; translated protein: MKITQIRTGLLIIIGALFCTATAGAEVISEIEPNNDFANAQHIDVSSFTVGLDSDITNSDIWPWVSIIGTGDGTFDYYSFEVSLAGTTASIDIDYNTFDTVVLLYDADGNLLAENDDNWSDPGSNSWASLIEYTSLPPGTYIVAVAKISPFGEPVGVSGGYGVHISLSQVGVSLPPDTPGQDTPAIDITDQIIMPMEATGQIIIKPFKYDRDRASFHLRDMEGIDIALLDAMANGTGLSFSSATIADSPIYSFSADSNELDADAQSLVYNDGVNSLHCRFNEQGCVVQISRANLSAEAVEELFTEEMTVRLALGENLYLNTSMWEKVESKGTPVLKYQKKN